The Leptolyngbyaceae cyanobacterium genome includes a region encoding these proteins:
- a CDS encoding helix-turn-helix transcriptional regulator — protein sequence MIKNEKEYQYSQECARKFEYSIMALEQNEELKKKDPDEWQLSLDVKQSHLIALQSEIAEYEKLINCNKSQPIKIKIESLNKLPDALIKARIAARISQQELAQLLGIEEQRVKQYEDTDYQCASFVEILEVSTALGVEFETAVLQVDFEEIEAVKESARKWQKEKASMAAKTS from the coding sequence ATGATTAAAAATGAAAAAGAGTACCAATACAGCCAAGAATGCGCCCGAAAATTTGAATATTCTATTATGGCGTTAGAGCAAAATGAGGAACTGAAGAAAAAAGATCCAGATGAGTGGCAACTTTCTCTTGATGTAAAGCAATCTCACTTAATTGCTTTACAATCAGAAATTGCTGAATATGAAAAACTAATTAATTGCAACAAAAGCCAGCCGATAAAAATTAAAATTGAAAGTTTAAATAAACTACCTGATGCTCTAATTAAAGCTAGGATAGCAGCCAGAATTAGTCAGCAAGAACTAGCTCAGTTACTAGGAATTGAAGAACAGCGAGTAAAGCAGTATGAGGATACAGATTATCAATGTGCTAGTTTTGTAGAAATTCTTGAAGTTAGCACAGCTTTAGGTGTGGAGTTTGAAACAGCTGTACTCCAAGTAGATTTTGAAGAAATAGAAGCTGTTAAAGAAAGTGCTAGAAAATGGCAAAAGGAAAAAGCGAGTATGGCAGCTAAAACCTCATAA